A genomic segment from Ptychodera flava strain L36383 chromosome 8, AS_Pfla_20210202, whole genome shotgun sequence encodes:
- the LOC139139497 gene encoding VWFA and cache domain-containing protein 1-like: protein MESKFSSERLDVRKIRESARECQDEHRMAIYDSLLYVDRAPNEEQQIQQLARRVRTKFNASDISKYDSAFQSNISRNHVCDRLSPVAPSVVFNPGKNLTQVFASNLRDFPSLKWQYFSAEEGVHNIYPATNFNNADISVSCGEDLDARSKSIYASTVRPQTKHLVILVDRGSEVSDDLLNIAKRAAGIALDTLSERDRIGVLSIASNIHTCKDDNCYANQLAPATLETKRQLSTFIQTIKKDSGATNHTQAILHTFTLMKNSIKTRGNNALNTDALMILYISSGHTSGSEEVKTVMNTIVDENAKLNNKVIIMTYALVEDGKTGLDELAFLRDMAEQNSDKYQVIPSQLETMPRKKGIMTVLNIISNLPSTVGRFYSILPNNMSTEPVFTLPYMDNIGKGLIMTITQTCYYNNRLLGIVGVDLNMGDVLEDVTYFEEGELSYAFMIDNQGYTLQHPTLPRPCFVNYQPMHADISHFEQVPGFSKIRQSLLNGESDSMMLEVPSNATLTQKKGKDTTLALYTWRKIDGTHYSVCIVLVEQDFDMKHLRHINVPTDDKVVYHRLDALPTESQCMHLKQLATKESNTMMLSAGSFTAPFEHLSQDETKRMVQHYMAYLNDNTRLIVNPGLKPAIKNDVAATSGIDKHWKNQAESSDNRDYIVRRYIATTNGVYRIYPGTYMDKSMDPTKQAWYTRAMDNPGQVTLSAPYLDIGGAGYIVTLSHSVFEGRSDQRHSSEDRVVSVMGIDFTIRYFYKLMTELFPVCTEENIRCFILDDKGYLIAHSGLIEPAGKGPAEQTHITHKEPLVANDILNHAGFVRKKLCNGYNDRTVQRFYQFNSSFNGILTNLVHGEHCSKYEITHIPDTNSFLGVVNQTCEDITAFCPCSMVDRLCLNCHRMEQTECECPCECSLEMDQCNGDLKDHEERNPSCAIPPEPVKLPELDPEMVSGLPQCFDPKCHERKSKSECFGVLDCEWCEIDKDRKTSLSKPYCATQRVCFGGVVGAYTPYADQIAAEEALPPVIQSAPVGPVAGGIMGCILVLALIMYVYRQHVQRLRRQEFSHTPETSVRMSHLDNERDQDDDPNEDHGAGHTNIIIATIEHAPHHEHRRQNARMWRGGGARKVTMVTAP from the exons ATGGAGAGCAAATTTTCCTCGGAGAGGCTTGATGTGAGAAAGATTAGGGAATCTGCGAGAGAGTGTCAAGATGAACACAGGATG GCAATTTACGACTCTCTGCTGTATGTGGACAGAGCGCCCAACGAGGAGCAGCAGATCCAACAGCTAGCCAGGAGGGTCCGCACTAAATTTA ATGCCAGTGATATATCAAA ATATGATAGTGCGTTTCAAAGCAATATATCAAGGAATCACGTATGCGACCGACTGTCGCCGGTCGCTCCGTCAGTTGTATTTAATCCAGGAAAAAATCTCACCCAAG TTTTTGCCAGTAATTTACGAGATTTCCCGTCGTTGAAGTGGCAGTATTTCAGTGCTGAGGAGGGAGTGCATAACATCTACCCTGCCACAAATTTCAACAACGCCGACATCAGCGTCTCATGCGGAGAAGATCTGGATGCCAGGAGCAA GTCAATATATGCATCTACAGTGAGACCCCAAACAAAGCATTTAGTGATTCTGGTTGATAGGGGGTCAGAGGTCAGCGATGATCTACTTAATATTGCCAAAAGGGCTGCTGGGATTGCTCTGGACACGCTGTCAGAGAGAGACAGG ATTGGTGTTCTGAGCATAGCATCAAACATACATACCTGCAAAGACGATAACTGTTACGCAAATCAGCTTGCGCCGGCCACGCTAGAGACAAAGCGACAACTCAGCACATTTATACAGACAATCAAAAAGGACAGTG GCGCCACCAATCACACTCAGGCAATCCTCCACACATTCACCTTGATGAAGAATTCCATCAAGACACGCGGCAACAATGCCTTGAACACAG ATGCGTTGATGATCTTGTACATCAGCTCAGGACACACATCAGGGTCTGAAGAAGTGAAAACTGTCATGAACACTATCGTTGATGAGAATGCCAAGTTGAATAACAAAGTGATCATCATGACATATGCATTAGTAGAGG ATGGTAAGACGGGATTGGATGAGCTGGCGTTTCTGCGTGACATGGCAGAACAGAACAGTGACAAGTACCAGGTGATTCCATCACAACTTGAAACAATGCCGCGGAAG AAAGGAATCATGACGGTATTAAACATCATCAGTAACTTACCATCCACTGTGGGGAGATTTTACTCAATCTTACCAAATAACATGAGTACAGAGCCTGTTTTTACGCTACCATACATGGATAACATTGGCAAAG GCCTGATCATGACAATCACACAAACCTGTTACTATAACAACCGTCTCCTTGGAATCGTGGGTGTGGACCTGAACATGGGTGACGTACTTGAAGACGTGACCTACTTTGAAGAGGGAGAGCTGTCCTATGCCTTCATGATTGACAATCAAG gTTACACACTTCAGCATCCAACACTGCCCAGGCCATGTTTTGTCAACTACCAACCCATGCATGCGGACATCAGTCACTTTGAACAAGTGCCAGGCTTTTCCAAAATCCGACAATCATTGCTGAA TGGAGAGAGTGATAGCATGATGTTAGAGGTACCAAGCAATGCCACCTTGACACAGAAGAAGGGTAAAGACACTACACTGGCACTGTACACATGGAGGAAGATTGACGGCACTCACTACTCTGTGTGTATTGTCTTGGTAGAACAGGACTTTGATATGAAACACCTCAGACACATCAATG TACCAACTGATGATAAAGTGGTCTATCACAGACTAGATGCCCTGCCTACTGAATCACAGTGTATGCATCTTAAACAACTTGCCACCAAAG AATCCAACACAATGATGTTGTCAGCTGGAAGTTTCACGGCACCGTTTGAACATCTGAGTCAAGACGAGACTAAAAGAATGGTACAGCATTACATGGCATATCTCAATGACAACACCAGACTCATCGTCAATCCTGGACTCAAG CCTGCCATAAAGAATGATGTCGCTGCAACTAGTGGAATTGACAAACATTGGAAAAACCAGGCGGAGAGTAGTGACAACAGAGATTACATTGTGAGAAGGTACATTGCCACAACCAATGGTGTTTATAGAATTTACCCTGGTACCTACATGGATAAGAGTATGGATCCAACCAAACAAGCTTG GTACACTAGAGCGATGGACAACCCTGGTCAAGTCACACTATCTGCACCGTACTTAGACATTGGAGGTGCTGGTTACATTGTGACCCTTAGTCACAGTGTTTTTGAAGGGAG GTCTGATCAGAGACATTCCAGTGAAGACCGCGTAGTCTCTGTGATGGGTATCGACTTCACCATCAGGTACTTCTATAAACTGATGACGGAACTCTTCCCAGTGTGTACTGAAGAAAACATCAG GTGTTTTATACTTGATGACAAGGGATACCTGATAGCCCATTCTGGTCTGATAGAGCCCGCTGGCAAAGGACCTGCTGAACAGACCCACATCACACACAAG GAACCACTTGTTGCTAATGATATTCTGAACCATGCTGGATTTGTTCGTAAGAAGCTTTGTAATGGATACAATGACAGGACTGTGCAGAGATTCTACCAGTTCAACTCTTCTTTCAACGGTATCCTCACAAACTTAGTCCATGGAGAGCACTGCTCCAAGTACGAGATCACTCACATCCCCGATACAAACTCGTTCCTTGGTGTTGTCAATCAGACCTGTGAAGATATCACTGCTTTCTGTCCATGTAGTATG GTTGATCGTCTGTGCCTGAACTGTCACAGAATGGAACAGACAGAGTGTGAATGTCCGTGTGAGTGTTCCCTGGAAATGGATCAGTGTAACGGTGACCTCAAAGACCATGAAGAAAG GAACCCAAGCTGTGCCATACCACCAGAACCTGTGAAATTACCGGAACTTGACCCTGAGATGGTCAGTGGGTTGCCCCAGTGCTTTGATCCAAAATGCCACGAAAGAAAAAGCAAAAG TGAATGTTTTGGAGTGTTAGATTGCGAGTGGTGTGAGATAGACAAAGACAGAAAGACATCGCTAAGCAAGCCGTATTGTGCCACTCAGAGAGTGTGTTTTGGTGGTGTTGTGGGTGCTTACACCCCATATGCAGACCAGATAG CAGCGGAAGAGGCCCTGCCACCAGTGATACAGAGCGCCCCCGTGGGGCCAGTGGCGGGAGGTATTATGGGATGTATTCTCGTGCTAGCCCTCATCATGTACGTGTACAGACAGCATGTGCAAAGACTTAGAAGACAGGAGTTCTCGCACACTCCGGAGACCTCGGTGAGAATGTCACATTTGGACAATGAGCGAGACCAAGATGATGACCCTAATGAAGATCACGGAGCAG GTCACACAAATATAATCATTGCCACCATAGAGCATGCGCCCCACCATGAACACAGACGTCAAAATGCCAGGATGTGGCGGGGCGGGGGGGCGCGGAAAGTGACCATGGTTACAGCACCATGA